The Montipora capricornis isolate CH-2021 chromosome 6, ASM3666992v2, whole genome shotgun sequence genome has a window encoding:
- the LOC138052436 gene encoding uncharacterized protein, producing MFAVLVSLLIVVLVDAQRPKPCEENKVTLAIYSGLPDPVWKFDSRHESFKTIKEHLDDARAKGITYRHEQMPSILGFRGFLVQPFDAEQADLIVGQETAALQKLLLDTMPEGLIRDDLRKKVLQAIDSGAVSAKIPDKTQSTTPQDVPRVVGKILHYAPPLNLARWNTNCVQPNNNAYNYANDKITNSFAQPGQASGKPITEMTVANVLAAVESDGWLKMDVPPEAPCPAAPEQPNCLVALFVAVGTDYHCMRLDNNTLWSQKLGSAPATNKDGAGNKIPDPRKAVNLPYAPDYKFVSFMKIFTNIIE from the exons atgttTGCTGTTCTGGTATCCTTACTCATTGTGGTGCTGGTGGATGCTCAAAGGCCTAAACCATGCG AAGAGAATAAGGTGACTTTGGCCATATATAGTGGTCTTCCTGATCCTGTTTGGAAGTTTGATTCCCGACATGAGAGCTTCAAAACGATTAAGGAGCATTTGGACGATGCCAGAGCCAAAGGAATCACCTACCGTCACGAACAGATGCCCTCCATTCTTGGCTTCAGGGGTTTCTTAGTGCAGCCCTTCGACGCTGAGCAAGCAGACTTAATTGTCGGCCAGGAGACAGCAGCCCTGCAAAAGCTATTGCTGGACACCATGCCCGAAGGATTGATCAGAGACGACTTGCGGAAAAAGGTTTTGCAAGCGATCGACTCAGGAGCTGTCTCAGCTAAGATACCTGATAAAACCCAGAGTACCACCCCTCAAGATGTTCCACGAGTAGTTGGAAAGATACTACACTACGCACCTCCACTGAACTTGGCAAGGTGGAACACCAATTGCGTTCAACCCAATAACAATGCCTACAACTACGCAAACGACAAGATAACCAACAGTTTTGCACAGCCTGGTCAAGCCAGTGGTAAACCAATCACCGAAATGACTGTTGCCAACGTACTTGCAGCTGTCGAAAGTGACGGTTGGTTAAAAATGGATGTGCCTCCAGAGGCCCCTTGCCCCGCGGCACCGGAACAGCCAAACTGCTTGGTGGcactttttgttgctgttg gcaCGGATTACCATTGCATGCGTTTGGATAACAACACACTGTGGTCCCAAAAGCTTGGATCAGCCCCTGCCACAAACAAAGATGGAGCCGGCAACAAGATACCGGATCCAAGGAAGGCTGTCAACCTACCTTACGCTCCAGATTAtaagtttgtttctttcatgaAAATTTTTACAAACATAATAGAATAA